Proteins found in one Brachyspira murdochii DSM 12563 genomic segment:
- a CDS encoding tetratricopeptide repeat protein — protein MTEELKAKIQKLILEENYEEAIKLCDEAIEKDDKDEDAYFNMAFAKINLQRYKEAIEGYSKVIELNNKNEIAYINRSVCYEINKQYKEAISDLDNVIKLNQYNEKAYFYRGIDKNFIGLYEDAINDFSIAISIINSYRNSYSNIDFSSMLKSYSNLNNIILDNNFLQALGENAKKFIFNKINIYNKLLDTKNIYILSFYNRALTKMFLQLNKEAFDDFNIVIQLNPTFFEAYFSRGLLKSNLAMDKEAIEDYKKVIELNPKYIDAYINIAISNSILYGYDKAMEYFDKAISINKNYSSIYLNRGMIKAFYNKYTESIEDFNTAIQISSDNPIIYFYKSKSLYNLRLYNESIENAEKAINLYNKYMNAHYVKILSKAKLKKYIEFIDDLKNVAAINPDFSNNFITDIMNLLETYSNIETIFQLLIENENIILWKNEPITNLISRFEESKNFDDKLKENIKYLLLYEYLLLKLLTFDTEEENNNIEISHYTSLDILQLLLNVKENTKESGNIRINNITTANDPKEGKILESILNKNNIYIKIENDEKALTLQTSYSRNKDSLTMFRLYGKKENKEATGVCLVLDNKYFNNSYTSPYSYEFKLKIENNKISINEKINKEKLQENKRNLYWVLYYNEKENQIIYNKEKSKYASNIIDLNDLNNDDYKLELKEDDKKEDMIKYAFAKIFYYTREIKKQIENQKNNEIYKNIKSQLYSYLFENIKYIIKHEAFFEEQELRMLVTNDYKSDEILIDNDNKKLYIDYIKLFNENTNYIKEIIIGSKVENNEAVAEYIRKLLHLKNTEDNKLDDIKVSISEAPLR, from the coding sequence ATGACTGAAGAATTAAAAGCAAAAATACAAAAATTAATATTAGAAGAAAATTATGAAGAAGCAATAAAGCTATGTGATGAAGCCATTGAAAAAGATGATAAAGATGAGGACGCATATTTCAATATGGCTTTTGCAAAAATAAATTTGCAGAGATATAAAGAAGCTATAGAGGGCTACAGTAAAGTTATAGAATTAAATAATAAAAATGAAATAGCGTATATAAATAGAAGTGTATGTTATGAAATTAATAAACAATATAAAGAAGCAATTAGTGATTTGGATAATGTTATTAAATTAAATCAATATAATGAAAAAGCATATTTTTATAGAGGAATAGATAAAAATTTTATTGGTTTATATGAAGATGCTATAAATGATTTTTCTATAGCTATTTCAATAATCAATTCATATAGAAATAGTTACAGTAATATAGATTTTTCTAGTATGCTTAAATCATATTCAAATTTAAATAATATTATATTAGATAATAATTTTTTACAAGCACTAGGTGAAAATGCCAAAAAATTTATTTTTAATAAAATAAATATTTATAATAAATTATTAGATACAAAAAATATATATATTTTATCTTTCTATAATAGAGCTTTAACAAAAATGTTTTTACAATTAAATAAGGAAGCATTTGATGATTTTAATATTGTTATACAATTAAATCCTACTTTTTTTGAGGCATATTTTTCAAGAGGATTATTAAAATCTAATTTGGCTATGGATAAGGAAGCCATAGAAGATTATAAAAAAGTAATAGAATTAAATCCAAAGTATATAGACGCATATATTAATATAGCAATATCAAATTCAATTTTATATGGATATGATAAAGCTATGGAATATTTTGATAAAGCAATATCTATAAATAAAAATTATTCATCTATATATTTGAATAGGGGAATGATAAAAGCATTTTATAATAAATATACAGAATCTATAGAAGACTTTAATACAGCTATACAGATATCAAGTGATAATCCAATAATTTATTTTTATAAATCTAAATCATTATATAATTTAAGATTATATAATGAATCTATTGAAAATGCTGAAAAAGCTATTAACTTATATAATAAATATATGAATGCACATTATGTAAAAATATTATCAAAAGCTAAATTAAAAAAATATATAGAATTTATTGATGATTTAAAGAATGTAGCAGCAATTAACCCTGACTTTTCAAATAATTTTATAACTGATATTATGAATTTACTAGAAACATATTCAAATATAGAAACAATATTTCAATTGCTAATAGAAAATGAAAATATTATATTATGGAAAAATGAACCTATAACAAATTTAATTTCTCGTTTTGAAGAGAGTAAAAATTTTGATGATAAACTTAAAGAAAATATAAAATATCTTTTGTTATACGAATATCTTTTACTTAAACTTTTAACTTTTGACACTGAAGAAGAAAATAATAATATAGAAATATCGCATTATACTTCTTTAGATATTCTTCAATTATTATTAAATGTTAAAGAAAATACAAAAGAAAGCGGAAATATAAGGATAAATAATATAACAACTGCTAATGATCCTAAAGAAGGTAAAATTTTAGAAAGTATTTTAAATAAAAATAATATATATATAAAAATAGAAAATGATGAAAAAGCTTTAACTCTTCAGACATCATATTCAAGGAATAAAGATTCTCTTACAATGTTTAGACTATACGGAAAAAAAGAAAATAAAGAAGCTACAGGTGTATGCTTAGTTTTAGATAATAAATATTTTAACAATTCATATACTTCTCCTTATTCTTATGAATTTAAGTTAAAAATAGAAAATAATAAAATTTCAATAAATGAAAAAATTAATAAAGAAAAATTACAAGAAAATAAAAGAAATCTATATTGGGTGCTTTATTATAATGAAAAAGAAAATCAGATTATATACAATAAAGAAAAATCTAAATATGCAAGTAATATTATTGATTTGAATGATTTGAATAATGATGATTATAAATTAGAATTAAAAGAAGATGATAAAAAAGAAGATATGATTAAATATGCATTTGCAAAAATATTTTATTATACAAGAGAAATTAAAAAACAAATAGAAAACCAAAAAAATAATGAAATTTATAAAAATATTAAAAGTCAATTATACAGCTATTTATTTGAAAACATAAAATACATAATAAAGCATGAAGCATTCTTTGAAGAACAGGAACTTAGAATGCTTGTAACAAATGATTATAAGTCTGATGAAATATTAATTGACAATGATAATAAAAAGCTCTATATTGATTATATAAAACTTTTTAATGAAAATACTAATTATATAAAAGAAATAATAATAGGCTCAAAAGTAGAAAACAATGAGGCAGTTGCCGAATATATAAGAAAATTACTTCACTTAAAAAATACTGAAGATAATAAATTAGATGATATAAAGGTAAGCATATCAGAAGCCCCTTTAAGATAA
- a CDS encoding AAA family ATPase has protein sequence MKEELNNEQLESVYDVMEQIYNGEIKRTEGINECLKIDVKGIYKYSSFNFLYGIYRCMRKGVGFKRSFKLNVLQFIIKKIGKLHGIKELEKSLISTKEYIKYHYPFNKDKSDNLVKVCKEIIEKNNIKDISFDNLFEDEKTDDEEITQTNDKSDNSYSKENFLNEVFISEEKYDTIYNLLKRKKNIIFQGSPGVGKTFLAKKLAYSIIGEADDSKIKMVQFHESYSYEDFIIGYKPTDKNFELKNGVFYDFCQKASSDMDNDYFFIIDEINRGNISKIFGELLMLIEADNRDAEIILPYNNESFSVPNNLYIIGMMNTADRSIAVIDYALRRRFCFVDIEPAFGNEKFINYLKEKNINDNLINKINTKFIELNNIIKNDKILGRGCTIGHSYFCDKIDEEEYKNIIEYEVAPTLREYWFDN, from the coding sequence ATGAAAGAAGAATTAAATAATGAACAACTAGAATCAGTATATGATGTAATGGAGCAAATATATAATGGTGAAATTAAAAGAACAGAAGGAATTAATGAATGTTTGAAAATAGATGTTAAAGGAATATACAAATATAGTTCATTTAATTTTTTATACGGAATATATAGGTGCATGAGAAAAGGTGTAGGATTTAAAAGAAGTTTTAAATTAAATGTACTGCAATTTATCATTAAAAAAATAGGAAAACTACATGGTATTAAAGAACTAGAAAAATCATTAATTTCAACAAAAGAATATATAAAATATCATTATCCATTTAATAAAGATAAATCTGATAATTTAGTAAAAGTATGTAAAGAAATAATTGAAAAAAATAATATTAAAGATATATCATTTGATAATTTGTTTGAAGATGAAAAAACAGATGATGAAGAAATTACACAAACTAATGATAAATCGGATAATTCATATAGTAAAGAAAATTTCCTTAATGAAGTTTTTATATCTGAAGAAAAGTACGACACTATTTATAATTTATTAAAAAGAAAAAAGAATATTATTTTTCAAGGCTCGCCCGGAGTAGGTAAAACTTTTCTTGCCAAAAAACTTGCTTACTCAATAATTGGAGAAGCCGATGACAGTAAAATAAAAATGGTGCAGTTTCATGAAAGCTATTCTTATGAAGATTTTATTATAGGTTATAAGCCTACAGATAAAAACTTTGAATTAAAAAATGGTGTGTTTTATGATTTTTGTCAGAAAGCCTCTTCCGATATGGATAATGATTATTTTTTTATAATAGATGAGATTAACCGCGGAAATATATCTAAAATATTCGGCGAGCTTTTAATGCTTATAGAGGCTGACAATAGAGATGCTGAAATTATACTTCCTTATAATAATGAAAGTTTCAGCGTGCCTAATAATTTGTATATTATAGGTATGATGAATACTGCAGACAGAAGCATTGCTGTTATTGATTATGCACTGCGAAGAAGATTTTGCTTTGTAGATATTGAGCCTGCTTTCGGAAATGAAAAGTTTATAAACTATTTGAAAGAAAAGAATATAAACGATAATCTTATAAATAAAATAAATACAAAGTTTATTGAGTTAAATAATATTATAAAAAATGATAAAATACTAGGCAGAGGCTGTACTATAGGTCATAGTTATTTCTGCGATAAAATAGATGAGGAAGAATACAAAAATATTATAGAATATGAAGTAGCTCCTACATTAAGAGAGTATTGGTTTGATAATTAA
- the mcrC gene encoding 5-methylcytosine-specific restriction endonuclease system specificity protein McrC, translated as MNNNIKIPIKNIYYMLSYAWNIWNIINEDNDKKEIFGDEKFDNIYNVMGYILNIFLEKLIKRGFYRGYITLEEDLSVLKGKINFSESVKRNTHKKLVCSYNILSNDILFNQIIKYTLNKLINYKNIDNDIKEKLIKLNHYFIKIKNINVNNRTFKLLKYNKNNMHYKIIINICKFVHKNLLVNKNSSEYSFIDFNEEKRMHMLYEKFVLNFYKIYFFHNKNIKVKNKTIKWNINDNEYIPIMKTDIMIYNKEKCLIIDTKFYKNILIKNNDKVSLRSSHLYQIFSYMSNINNSYKRFKTIKGILLYPLCNDNLNKEYKINDKYFAVNTIDLNSDFNIIKSELINIIKNYF; from the coding sequence ATGAATAATAATATAAAAATACCTATTAAAAATATATACTACATGCTCTCTTATGCTTGGAATATTTGGAATATCATCAATGAAGATAATGATAAAAAAGAAATATTCGGTGATGAAAAGTTTGATAATATTTATAATGTTATGGGATATATTCTTAATATCTTTTTAGAAAAATTAATTAAAAGAGGTTTTTATAGAGGCTATATTACTTTGGAAGAGGATTTATCAGTATTAAAAGGAAAAATTAACTTCTCAGAATCTGTAAAAAGAAATACTCATAAAAAGCTGGTATGCAGTTATAATATACTCTCTAATGATATACTCTTTAACCAAATAATAAAATACACTTTAAATAAACTTATTAATTACAAAAATATAGATAATGATATTAAAGAAAAATTAATAAAATTAAATCATTACTTTATAAAGATAAAAAATATAAATGTTAATAACAGAACTTTCAAATTATTAAAATATAATAAAAACAATATGCATTACAAGATTATAATTAATATTTGTAAATTTGTACATAAAAATTTATTAGTTAATAAAAACAGCAGTGAATATTCGTTTATAGATTTTAATGAAGAAAAAAGAATGCATATGCTCTATGAGAAATTTGTTTTAAACTTTTATAAAATATATTTTTTTCATAATAAAAATATAAAAGTAAAAAACAAAACTATAAAATGGAATATTAATGATAATGAATATATACCTATAATGAAAACAGATATTATGATTTACAATAAAGAGAAATGTTTAATAATAGATACAAAGTTTTATAAAAATATATTAATAAAAAATAATGATAAAGTTTCTTTAAGGAGCAGTCATTTATATCAAATATTTTCTTATATGTCTAATATTAATAATTCCTATAAAAGGTTTAAAACTATCAAAGGTATTTTACTTTATCCATTATGTAATGATAATCTTAATAAAGAATACAAGATAAATGATAAATATTTTGCAGTTAATACAATAGATTTAAACTCTGATTTTAATATTATAAAATCAGAGTTAATAAATATTATAAAAAATTATTTTTAA
- a CDS encoding tetratricopeptide repeat protein, with the protein MNCYNFIHNMKADIEFAFLKKFNFETFEDNTYFYYDYIDKLKNSDKGLNIKYNTAVLQKIIDSYIDECAYTGDNESFENVIGSLNAVMIKDSFNIYARNKAAFLYYTRYIYDSDDIYYDIAMENINKILHYENDITYFILALLYQFKYLNTKDNQFFKNALYAYKEVIKSNGNDINLSFNIYLLYKAKFQNIEKEKYFDIAAEAYTEILNIDNENIFALCDLAKLYRDKFILTKNSDYYLKAVNYYMEISYISRDVNIMLNLGFLYTLMFKYSSDFNFYEEAVSLYKQTQEAKENDIILYNLLGYLYTIKYRFTRTKIDFELALNYYNNIDNNNKYYFMGHLYLICYDYTKDNLYFNASLSSFNHLDTDETDILNSLAYLHECKFKITKHKEDFDEAIYYYNRAIAIDRDYLYTYINRFELYRLAFHYFDDSNYFNLIINDYETLFNEGELNNDKMLAYYINHNIGSFYYNLYAECLEDKNICAKYNFKDEFFNKALVFFESSKSFIAISDLYRLKYIDEHNDDRYFDLALSYVDKNADLFRYDIHNFLQRAIIYYEKYKISNDIKYFESSLEYFDYAYDINKYDKTLYYNSALLYHYRITESRFEDYKEAEKNYLKAIELDSSYLKAIENLAFLYYIVYSVYNVNGIFNNSLTCFENVLLYNETSLIALEGIGDLYSLKITNNNLDNITKYEYILKSIEYYERALSLGIGIDTIYKKLESMYFILFNEYGDTAFIDDYFDKYNSLLPVNRSLANKHLFILNNVMYDIYKQNKYLIKAGKCLSSLETDIFSIRLCIEFFRYLFYVTKNTRYALLTLFYLEYISGIERSNIDYYFEIGLLYYKVYLKTKNYEYIIHSFHSFSRVLDINKVYPECNYYKALILKHLYDKTLKIDYIENAFDNLNQSVKLRNIKAYSLIGDIYLSMYKKYKRDEEYLDKAINNYNLSLENKYYGKNEYEVYFSLGICYYLKYKEHKNIEEYYDNSFEYYKKALNINNKSIKIKRFIKYLQIIKRLPPSAF; encoded by the coding sequence ATGAATTGTTATAATTTTATTCATAATATGAAAGCTGATATTGAGTTTGCATTTCTTAAAAAATTTAACTTTGAAACTTTTGAAGATAATACTTATTTTTATTATGATTATATAGATAAGTTAAAAAATAGTGATAAAGGCTTAAATATAAAATATAATACCGCAGTTTTGCAAAAGATTATAGATTCTTATATAGATGAATGTGCTTATACTGGAGATAATGAGAGCTTTGAAAATGTTATAGGAAGTCTTAATGCTGTTATGATTAAAGACAGCTTTAATATATATGCAAGAAATAAAGCAGCATTTTTATACTATACTAGATATATTTATGATTCTGATGATATTTATTATGATATAGCAATGGAGAATATAAATAAAATACTTCATTATGAGAATGATATTACTTATTTTATTTTGGCTCTTTTATATCAATTTAAATATTTAAACACTAAAGATAATCAATTTTTTAAAAATGCTCTTTATGCATACAAAGAAGTAATAAAATCAAACGGTAATGATATAAATTTAAGCTTCAATATTTATCTGTTATATAAAGCCAAATTTCAAAATATAGAAAAAGAAAAATATTTTGATATAGCAGCAGAAGCATATACTGAAATACTCAATATAGATAATGAAAATATATTTGCATTATGCGATTTAGCAAAACTTTATAGAGATAAATTTATACTTACAAAAAATTCTGATTATTATTTGAAAGCTGTCAATTATTATATGGAAATATCATATATAAGCAGAGATGTTAATATTATGCTTAATTTGGGTTTTTTATATACTTTGATGTTTAAATACAGCAGTGATTTTAATTTTTATGAAGAGGCTGTTTCATTATATAAACAAACACAAGAAGCCAAAGAGAATGATATTATTTTATATAATTTACTAGGATATTTATACACAATTAAATACAGATTTACAAGAACTAAAATAGATTTTGAACTTGCTTTGAATTATTATAACAATATAGATAATAATAATAAGTATTATTTTATGGGGCATTTGTACTTAATATGCTATGATTATACAAAAGATAATTTGTATTTCAATGCTTCTCTCTCTTCATTTAATCATTTGGATACAGATGAAACTGATATATTAAACTCTTTAGCATATCTTCATGAATGCAAATTTAAAATTACAAAGCATAAAGAAGATTTTGATGAGGCTATATATTATTATAACAGAGCAATAGCAATAGACAGAGATTATTTATATACATATATTAATAGATTTGAACTTTACAGACTGGCATTTCATTATTTTGATGACAGCAATTATTTTAATTTGATTATTAATGATTATGAGACTTTATTTAATGAGGGAGAGCTTAATAATGATAAAATGCTTGCATACTATATTAATCATAATATAGGCTCTTTTTATTATAATCTATATGCTGAATGTTTGGAAGATAAAAATATATGTGCTAAATATAATTTTAAAGATGAGTTTTTTAATAAGGCTTTAGTATTTTTTGAATCTTCAAAATCATTTATTGCTATAAGTGATTTATACAGGCTTAAATATATAGATGAACATAATGACGACAGATATTTTGATTTGGCATTGTCATATGTTGATAAGAATGCTGATTTATTTAGATATGATATACATAATTTTTTACAGAGAGCTATAATTTATTATGAGAAATACAAAATATCAAATGACATAAAATATTTTGAAAGTTCTTTGGAATATTTTGATTATGCTTATGATATAAATAAATACGATAAGACTTTATATTATAATTCGGCACTTCTTTATCATTATAGAATTACAGAAAGCAGATTTGAAGATTATAAGGAGGCTGAAAAGAATTATCTTAAAGCTATAGAGTTAGACAGCTCATATTTAAAGGCTATTGAGAATTTAGCATTTTTATATTATATAGTATATAGTGTTTATAATGTTAATGGAATATTCAATAATTCTTTGACTTGTTTTGAAAATGTTCTTCTATATAATGAAACTTCATTAATAGCTTTAGAAGGTATTGGCGATTTATACAGCTTAAAAATTACAAATAATAATTTAGATAATATAACTAAATATGAATATATATTAAAAAGTATAGAATATTATGAAAGAGCTTTGTCTCTTGGTATAGGAATTGATACTATTTATAAAAAATTAGAGAGTATGTATTTTATATTATTTAATGAATATGGAGATACTGCTTTTATAGATGATTATTTTGATAAATATAATTCTCTTTTACCTGTAAACAGAAGTTTGGCTAATAAGCATTTATTTATACTCAATAATGTTATGTATGATATTTATAAACAAAATAAATATTTAATTAAAGCAGGAAAATGTTTAAGCAGTTTAGAGACTGATATATTTTCTATAAGGCTATGCATAGAGTTTTTTAGATATTTATTTTATGTTACAAAAAATACTAGATATGCTTTGCTTACTTTATTTTATTTGGAGTATATATCAGGTATTGAAAGAAGCAATATAGATTATTATTTTGAGATTGGGCTTCTTTACTACAAAGTATATTTAAAAACTAAAAACTACGAATATATTATACATTCTTTTCACTCTTTCAGCAGAGTTTTGGATATTAATAAAGTGTATCCTGAATGCAATTATTATAAGGCTCTTATATTAAAGCATTTATATGATAAGACTTTGAAAATAGATTATATAGAAAATGCATTTGATAATTTAAATCAGTCTGTAAAGCTTAGAAATATAAAAGCATATAGTTTGATAGGAGATATTTATTTAAGTATGTATAAAAAATATAAAAGAGATGAAGAGTATTTAGATAAAGCAATTAACAATTATAATTTGTCTCTAGAAAATAAATACTATGGAAAAAATGAATATGAGGTTTACTTTTCTTTGGGGATTTGCTATTATCTAAAATATAAAGAGCATAAGAATATTGAAGAGTATTATGATAATTCATTTGAGTATTACAAAAAAGCATTGAACATAAATAATAAAAGCATAAAAATAAAAAGATTTATCAAATATCTTCAGATAATAAAAAGACTTCCTCCTTCCGCATTTTAA
- a CDS encoding CobW family GTP-binding protein has protein sequence MKILIVSGFLGAGKTTLIKEMANKTKKDFVVMENEYGDVDIDSNILKDEGMNIWELTEGCVCCTMKKDFASSILTIANSLDPEYLIVEPTGVAKLSNIINNIKQIQYDRIVLLKPITIIDANAFDSFLSSYDDIYADQILNTSKIIISKIESKEKYEIDDLINKIKSLIIKNNVSLDNIEILKEHYSNKNKEWWDSILQSFLDDKYKAKELENKKNEEMPDSISMKGCQVINENKFILLLEDIIHGRFGHIARSKGVIKCGNNYLRYDVVDGRYAVTGASENDELEIVFIGKDLNRKLLREEFQPVYRENIKHNHD, from the coding sequence ATGAAAATACTTATAGTATCAGGATTTCTTGGTGCAGGTAAGACAACACTTATCAAAGAAATGGCAAATAAAACTAAAAAAGATTTTGTAGTTATGGAAAATGAATACGGTGATGTTGATATAGATTCCAATATACTTAAAGATGAAGGTATGAATATTTGGGAGCTTACAGAAGGCTGTGTATGCTGCACTATGAAAAAAGATTTTGCCTCTTCAATACTTACTATAGCAAACTCACTTGACCCTGAATATTTAATTGTTGAACCAACTGGCGTTGCCAAATTAAGCAATATTATTAATAATATAAAACAAATTCAGTATGATAGAATAGTTCTTCTAAAACCTATTACAATTATAGATGCAAATGCTTTTGACAGTTTTTTAAGTTCATATGATGATATATACGCTGACCAGATTTTAAATACTTCCAAAATTATTATTTCAAAAATAGAATCCAAAGAAAAATATGAAATAGATGACCTTATAAACAAAATAAAATCATTAATAATAAAAAATAATGTATCATTAGATAATATAGAAATACTTAAAGAGCATTATTCTAATAAAAATAAAGAATGGTGGGATAGCATTTTACAATCATTTTTAGATGATAAGTATAAGGCTAAAGAATTAGAAAACAAGAAAAATGAAGAGATGCCGGATTCTATAAGTATGAAAGGCTGTCAAGTGATAAATGAAAATAAATTTATTCTTCTTCTTGAAGATATTATACATGGCAGATTCGGACATATCGCTAGGTCTAAGGGTGTTATAAAATGCGGTAATAATTATTTAAGATACGATGTTGTAGACGGAAGATATGCTGTTACCGGAGCAAGCGAGAATGATGAACTTGAGATTGTATTTATAGGTAAAGATTTAAATAGAAAACTTCTTCGTGAAGAGTTTCAGCCTGTTTATAGAGAGAATATAAAACATAATCATGATTGA
- a CDS encoding tyrosine-type recombinase/integrase, producing the protein MLNAEKYNLYDYSKDVNFILQFADYLSIDKSPSTVKTYKNNIIYFFKFIIKQDNDYSIFSEKDYHYICNTEVLYKNINKELLEKYISYQTEHQLSSDIINCRINVVKSYLKFLHKKKIIEAKILIDTFDDIKRPKPIIKEQLVVKANQTLDIIKKIERTSKESFTNQRNILMMLLMSNTGIRRKETAGIDIRNINLENKTITIYKTKGSKPRIVVFSDMIKDVLIDYIAERDEILRKNKIKEQNNLFIKNNGQDLAIETMTMIMRVISKRNKVKITCHSFRRGFATDMAESGTETYLISKMMGHSNINTTTSRYIYVLMNMIKNAMSNHPFNKANTEKINRDNEIKNIKNDFQENITNTLNTIVLKMNELSNRIDKLSTKNV; encoded by the coding sequence ATGCTTAATGCTGAAAAATATAATCTTTATGATTATTCCAAAGATGTCAATTTTATCCTTCAATTTGCTGATTATCTTTCTATAGATAAAAGCCCATCAACTGTAAAAACATATAAAAATAATATTATATATTTTTTTAAGTTCATAATAAAACAAGATAATGATTATTCTATTTTCTCTGAAAAAGACTATCACTATATTTGCAACACTGAAGTCTTATACAAAAATATAAATAAAGAATTATTAGAAAAATATATATCATATCAAACAGAACATCAATTATCATCTGATATTATTAACTGCAGAATAAATGTTGTTAAAAGTTATTTAAAGTTTTTGCATAAGAAAAAAATAATAGAAGCTAAAATATTGATAGATACTTTTGATGATATAAAAAGACCAAAGCCAATAATAAAAGAGCAGTTGGTAGTAAAAGCAAATCAAACTTTAGATATTATAAAAAAAATAGAAAGAACTTCAAAAGAAAGTTTCACAAATCAAAGAAATATTTTAATGATGCTTTTAATGTCAAACACAGGCATTCGCAGAAAGGAAACTGCAGGCATAGATATTAGAAATATTAATCTTGAAAACAAAACTATAACTATTTATAAAACCAAAGGAAGTAAGCCTCGCATAGTTGTTTTTTCTGATATGATTAAAGATGTATTAATTGATTATATAGCAGAGCGTGATGAGATATTAAGAAAAAATAAAATTAAAGAACAGAATAATCTTTTTATAAAAAATAATGGTCAGGATTTAGCAATAGAAACTATGACTATGATTATGAGAGTAATATCAAAAAGAAATAAGGTAAAAATAACCTGCCATTCTTTTAGACGTGGGTTTGCAACTGATATGGCAGAGAGCGGAACAGAAACTTATTTAATAAGCAAGATGATGGGACATTCAAATATTAACACAACAACAAGCAGATATATTTATGTGCTTATGAATATGATAAAAAATGCAATGAGTAATCACCCATTCAATAAAGCAAATACAGAAAAAATAAATAGAGATAATGAAATCAAAAATATAAAAAATGACTTTCAGGAAAATATAACAAATACGCTTAATACAATAGTTCTAAAAATGAATGAGCTTAGTAACAGGATTGATAAACTGAGTACAAAAAATGTATAG
- a CDS encoding glycoside hydrolase family 19 protein: MLNENTLNKIGINKKWLLPLNNAFQKHNITNIKEAAMFLAQTTHESNDYKRLEESFRYAPQRLFEVFKKRVGSLENAKKLCIQGAEAIGNFVYGGRLGNAENEGYKYRGRGIIQLTGKNNYKNYGKKINADLVNNPDLAKEPNNAIEIALLFWKEKGCGLLARKGDVKGVTKLINGGYNGLEDREERYKNILNILGV; the protein is encoded by the coding sequence ATGCTAAATGAAAATACATTAAATAAAATCGGTATAAATAAGAAATGGCTTTTACCATTAAATAATGCTTTTCAAAAACATAACATTACAAACATAAAAGAAGCTGCTATGTTCTTGGCACAAACAACACATGAAAGCAATGATTATAAAAGACTTGAAGAGAGCTTCAGATATGCACCTCAAAGGCTTTTTGAAGTTTTCAAAAAAAGGGTTGGAAGTTTGGAAAATGCTAAAAAGTTATGTATTCAGGGAGCTGAGGCTATTGGCAACTTTGTTTATGGCGGTCGTTTAGGTAATGCTGAAAACGAAGGCTATAAATATAGAGGAAGAGGAATAATACAGCTTACTGGAAAAAATAATTATAAAAACTATGGTAAAAAAATAAATGCTGACTTAGTTAATAATCCAGACCTTGCCAAAGAGCCTAATAATGCTATAGAGATTGCATTATTATTTTGGAAAGAAAAAGGCTGCGGTTTGCTAGCACGTAAAGGAGATGTAAAAGGAGTTACTAAACTTATTAACGGCGGATACAATGGACTTGAAGACAGAGAAGAAAGATATAAAAATATATTAAATATACTTGGAGTTTAA